GAACTCAACGCTTCCTAAAGTCCATCTACTTAatgatttatatatttaaacGCATTAAAGATTCCGGAGGTACGCAAAACTCTCTTTACAGCTGTTCCTCTTGAAACTGACTCTGATTAATCAGAGGAAATagtttattattaaaaagaaaagttattgtTGAACTCGTTGAAAGTGAAGAAGCTTCATCTCGAGCCGTTGCGAGGCTGCGTCCCTCTCGCCATGCCTGCCTCTTAGAGtcaaggaaaaaaggggaaggagaCAGAGGGAAAGCTGACGCAAGCTGCTCCGAGACTGCATTGCATAGATGTGAGGACCTAGAAACGGCACTGGTGAACAACAGCGAGTAGAGCACAACCCTGAAGTTCAAGATGTGGGGCACAGAGTACACTGACAAAGTAATGCATGCATCAGTCGTGTTTATTGGTGCATCAACAACTCTTGTAATGCAGGGCACATGTTTAAGGAAATACGTCATAGCAACTGATCTGTGCTGACGATACACcgaatcccagaatcccagcttggaagggacctcagggaccatctagtccaacctttctgggaagagcccagtctagacaagatggcccagcaccctgtccagccgactcttgaaggtgcccaacgtggccgagtcaaccccttccctggggagattattccagtggtgactgtcctcgctgtgaaacacttccctctcgtgtccaatgGGAATCTCCACAagggcaacttgtgtccatcccccttgtcctctccatgggaccccgtgtaaaaagggagtctccatcttctttgtagctgccccttaagtcctggtacgtggggatgagatcccctctgagcttccttttctcaaggctgaacaaacccagctctcccagcctagcctcgtacggcagcttcccagtccttggatcatcctggtggcccttctctgggccccttccagcctggccacatcctttttgtacagcagggaccagaactgtacgcAGCGCTCCAGATGcggcctgacaagcgctgagtagagtgggatgatgacttctttctctctgctggcgatgccctttttgatgcaacccagcagcctgttggccttcttggccgcagcagccactgtttgctcacgttgagcttcccccgaccaggacccccaggtcccttcccacagagctgctctccagccaagTGggccccaggctgtgctgcgCTCCCGCattgttttcccaggtgcaagaccttacacttctccttgttgaacttcataaggttcttgctggcccacccTTCCAAGCCTATACACGAGACGGACTGCTGTGCCACCGAATGACATTGATAACCGAGACTTTCAGAGGCCTTTGCTAATGCCACTCGTCTTGCTGCGAAGGGAACACGcactgcctgcacccctgcaaGTCCTTGCTCAAGAGCTGCTCGACATGTGAACCCGGACAAGGTTTTAAAGTGCTGTTATAACCACGAGATGTGTCTCTCTTCATACAATATAACGTGTTTGTGAAAGGCCACGTGATTAGAGTGTGTTAGGCTCTTTAATTAAAGAGGGAATTTAGTGCTGGTGAAACGGCCGGACTGGCACCAGGAAATGAGAATTCTTTATTTAATTCAAGATCCAGAACTGCACAGATTGGTAGAACAATACCAATAACCCAGCTTTTAGTAAGGACACCTCCGAGGCAAAAGTTTCAGTTTCCAGGGCCCGTTTAGTTACTGACCTCCGTGCTGAGGTATTTGGCATGGAAATCAGCGCTCATTTTAAATGGGAATGGGAATAAGAGTAATGGTAAGGCTATAAGCCCGTATCTTATGGGCTTTCTGGATTGGTCTGGAAAGGGGACATTATTCCCTGCTGGAACCTGAGCCTACATCCCACATGACCTCTGCTGGATTGTAAATAACAGTCTACCGGGTAATTAATGACGGTTCACTGCAAATGTATTAGTGATAATCAGAAGTTCATCCTACTAGTACCAGGACGCCATTTTTGGGATACTTCCATAATTGTATTATTAAGGGCAGGCAAATGctggagaaaatatattttagaaaaccccaaaatctaCAGCATTTAGGAAAAAGAGAGCTGTACTTCGGATGTATCCATatcttacattttaaataacGTAGATACTTCACGTTTGAGAGAGTTTAGGAGACTCACATAAGGTTTTCTAACTCACGGTCAATACCACAGGTTACCTGCTCTTCCAAGGAGTTTGTCAGCGCGCAACAGTATCAGCTTGTACAAAGATGAATTACTGCAGTtcagttaacttttttttaaccaaagagattttattttctaggcaaggaaagaaaacatccaAGCAGTGATATCAACACATTTCCCTCAACTGGAACCGATTCCTGTTAGCAGATTTCCAATGCAAACATGATATAGCAAAGCTAAACACTCTGgattaaataaaactaatttttaaagtactgcaactcagaaatacaaaaaaaaatagttttacacACTCTCAGAAATCCATCCAGGATACAAAGCTAAAATCTAAGTGTTTCTCCCCAAAGTCAATGCATTTGCAAACATGGCAGACAATAAATATGTATCTTCCACTCCTGTTTCAAAGACACCCTAAGATAGTCACCTTGTACACCTCTCTGAGGTAGGTATTATGtccattttacagatggcaAATGGTGAGGATCAGCTCCTTGTCCAAGGCCTCTCACCGCTTCAGTGTGAAGGCTGAGAATACAATTTAGGATTGACAGTCTCTTGGTCTCATTCCTAGACAGTATTTCATCTCAAGTAGTTATAACACAGTGTAATCTTCAAGTTCCTTTGAACTGTCAGGTATCTCTGTAGGTTTATAAGCTTCCAGAGGGCTGGTCTGAAcgttggggtttgggtttttttcttcctaatgaCAGGCTAAAAGCAAAGTGGGGTTTAACACTGGAAGCTAAGTGGCTTTCTATAGGAAACTCCCAACAGTGCTAACGtgtattttaatattgaaataaaaagaaacctggTCCGCAGTGCTCTCAGTGATTCTATTCTCTATACTTAATTATTCATGCctcaattcagcaaagcactcaTGTAATTATGTTCCTTCTTCAGTAAGACCCTCCTGTGTTTCAAGGTCCAGCTGGGAGCCTCTCCTGAGAACTTCAGCGAAACGTGCTTTTTATCGTAAATAAGTTTTTGCTGCACCAGGAGTTTAGCCAGGTGCCTTAACGAATGGAGGCCTTTAAAACTGGAGCTTAGATTCCACTTGGAAAGTGGGTTTATTTCTGCCTGAGTCCAAAGATGCGCGTTCTTGCTCCCCGTTTGTAAAAGTGCAAGGAAGGTAACTCAAAACAGTAACAGAAGAATAGCAGGCTAAGAATATTTTAGAATTCAATAAAACAAGTATGTGTTGCaggcatttgaaagaaaaaaataatccctttcAGTAAAATGCACCTTTACAGCACCTTTTAAAAGACCCCAAAAGCACTTACTGTTAAGCCTCACAACCCTGCTGTGAGGTAAGATATATTAAACCAATTTCGACCTCCCTGATCCTGAGCAGTACGAGAAGTAGGGCAGTTTATgcagtttattttgttctgaaaattaaactgCACCCTTCATTATCAGAATTAAAGTCTTGCTACTGAACAGTCATCAGTGACAAATGAGACGCGTTAAGGCAGAATGCCGATGAAGAAATTCAAGCCTCCCTTCCAGGTCAGTGCTCCATCCTGAAAAGGGCAAAAACCTTTTACTGGCAAAGAGTGAGAACTATACCTTAAAGTGCGAATTTACAGTATTTGGAATCTGGTACAGCTTAGTAACACCGTGGCCATGAGATCGGCTATAGCCAAGTGAAGTCTGCTTAAATGTACTTAACAGATGCAAATTAAGTCACTTCCCTAACTACTATATTTCCCTCTTGCCAGAATTTCAGATCCTATTATGAAGAAGAATCCAAAGTATTTCAAGAAACATGCCTATGTCCTGATGCAGTGTAAACACCAGGGGGTTGATAGTTATTTTTCAAGCAACTAAAAACTACCTACGGAGGATTAGTAAGTTTATTCAACACTTAACCATCTACTTATTAATTTAAAGAAGGCTATCTTAAAGCTTAGAGgccatttctttctctaaagCCATGACTTCACACAAATAATACAGTCTACTTCTGATGGTAACATAGTACAGGGCAGCTCTGGAAATACTCTGTCCATTAAAAATTGTGCACCAAATGCGCAGTTTCCCCTGAAAGAACTGCTTGTGTGTGCAGAATCTAATTCTTAGTATAAGTAGTGCTGAGATGTGTGTTTCCCAAATGCTTAGATTAATTTAATTACCCTGAAAGCATAGCACAGAGCGATTATTTCAGCAACTTAGAGGCTAGATTTTACGCTAGTGTTGAACGAGCCTGATTTTGTGTGTCTGCTCAGATCACGTACACAAAGAGaagattatttcagaaatcagGTTTTAGCTGCCAGTGTATGCCACCCACCAAAGTACTATAAATTAGCATGCGAGAAGATACCTATCCCAAATCCGCTGGAAAAGTCACTAACCGTAACAAACCTGTGCGTCTTGGCCACCATTAAGTTAATATGCTTTTCAAGCTTTGTGAACGGAATTTTATGATTACATACAGCTTATCTGGAAATCCAGAATTTTATTCCGGATCGGTGAGGTAGTCGATGTAACCATCCTCATGTAGACGTCACACTTCTCCAAAGTTGGTGTGTCCGGTCTCCTTGGCGTGTTCTCTGGCTTCCACTTGTCCAGTTAGTCCCTTCTGGCACACCATGCACCTCAGCGTAAAGCGATTCACATCGGTAAACTGCCTCTTCCGTCTGGCTTCATCCGCCAACTCCAACGCTTGCGCAAGAACAACATCATCGGTTGTGGAGAAAATGGTCTGGGGAGGAATGTCCGAGTCGGGGATTTTACGCTCAAGCGGATCGTAATGAATCCCATCATAAATTAAAAGGACCCGCTTAGTGTAACCGGCATCTTCCCCAAAACGGTCGATTCTGACTGTCTGTGTGTCCACCACACAGATTTCGCACTGGTAAAATTTGGATAAAATGGACACTTCGATGGCTCCTCCCCAAGTCTCCTCTCTCCTGATCCAGTCGCAATACTCCCGGTTGGTTTTCCCTAGAACTGCCTCACAGTAAGACTCGGGATCGCTTGCTACTATCTGGGCTATGAGGCTGCGCATCTCTGGAGCGCAACCTGGGTCGTAAACGCCCCCCTCCACCACGTAGTACACGCTGGTGAAGAGACAGGAGTTATCTGCCGGAACGACCCTCCTCGCGAGCACCGGCACGGCTTCCCTCACCGCGTTGGACATCGTTCTTTTCGCGACTACAGGCGAGTCGGTCTTGGGTTTGGACGTATCTTCTTCAACTATTAGAGTATCACCTGTCAGAcacagaaggagggagaaacaCGCGGGTGGGAGTTAAAAGGCGGCGATCCTAGAACAGAACAACACGGTTGCGTCGGCGTTAAGGATCGCGCTTGTTTGCGGCACCCTGACAGAAAACTGCCGAGGCCGAAGCAGCCGGTAGCAGCCCGACCCGCCGGCGGGGCTCCGGTGTACTCACCTGTCGGGTCCCGGCTCCCCgtcccctgccagccccgccGGAGCCCCGCACTTCAGCCCCCGCACCCCGGGACGCAGCCAGAGCCGGTGTCGTGTCCCTCCCGCGGCGGGCGGTGACAGCTGCCCCGGGGAGGAGGAACCGGCCCGACGGCCGGGCGCTGAGGGGCGTGCTGGGCCCCAGCCGCTGGTAATTAAGGTAATTGCAACCGGCGGAAGCCTCAAAGCGCCGgtgccgccccccccccccccggctctcACCCGAGTGGATGCCGAGGTCGCCGAGCCGCCGCTCGCCGTCGCTGAGGTCCAGGCTCCGCGGTGGGAAACCGAGAAGGAGGCGCTGGGCCGGGGCGGGGACGCCGGTGAGGGCGGCGAGGGCGGCCTGCATGTCCCGGAGGCGGGAGTGGGCCGTGAGGCCGGGCAGCGGATGGGTGCCGCTCCGGGCCTTGCAGCGCAGCCGCAGCATCCTCGGCtcggccgggccgcgccgccgccgccaccgaGCGACCGGCCGCCGCTCCCACCGCGCCCACTCTCGCGAGACCACCCGCCGCGCCCCGTCATTGGCCGGGCCGCCGCCAATCAGAGAGCCGTCGCCAATCAGAGCGCCGCCTCGGCGGGAGGAGCGGGGTGGGCGCGAGGCGGAGCGGTGCGCGGCGGGACGCCGGTCTCGCTCGCAGCGGTGACGTCGCGCCGCGGAGCCGGGGCGCGATTTGCATGCGGTTTGCATACGGTTCGCATGTGATTTGCATGCGGCGCGGCGGCTCGGAGCCATGTCGGCGGCGCCCCGGCACGGCGGCCCCACgcggggcagggccggggcccTGCGCGGCGGCGAGAAGCAGTGCTGTGAGTAACCCCGGCgcgggaagggggggggggcgggcgggcgttTGGTATgcttaagaggaaaaaaaaaaataaatgtatatgtTTACAGGGATAACGCTGCTCGTGCCGCTTAGAAAAGCGCGCGGCTGCCCTTAAAACGCGTTCGCACCCCGCGCGGGGACGCGCCGGCCGTGCCC
The sequence above is a segment of the Phalacrocorax aristotelis chromosome 21, bGulAri2.1, whole genome shotgun sequence genome. Coding sequences within it:
- the YOD1 gene encoding ubiquitin thioesterase OTU1, with protein sequence MLRLRCKARSGTHPLPGLTAHSRLRDMQAALAALTGVPAPAQRLLLGFPPRSLDLSDGERRLGDLGIHSGDTLIVEEDTSKPKTDSPVVAKRTMSNAVREAVPVLARRVVPADNSCLFTSVYYVVEGGVYDPGCAPEMRSLIAQIVASDPESYCEAVLGKTNREYCDWIRREETWGGAIEVSILSKFYQCEICVVDTQTVRIDRFGEDAGYTKRVLLIYDGIHYDPLERKIPDSDIPPQTIFSTTDDVVLAQALELADEARRKRQFTDVNRFTLRCMVCQKGLTGQVEAREHAKETGHTNFGEV